The genomic DNA TACTAAAGGCGTTTAAAGATGAAAAGAGCTATCGTTTTATTGAGCGGGGGATTAGATTCAACAGTTATATTAGCTCTTGCTCTGGCACAAGGGAGGGAATGTTATGCTTTGAGTTTTGACTATGGTCAAAGGCATCGTATAGAGCTTACGCACGCCAGTAAGATTGCCAGATACTATCAAGTTAAACATAGTATTGTCCAAATTGACTCAAGTGTATTTAAATCTTCTTCTTTAGTGTCCGATCTAGCGGTACCAAAAAATCGATCAAAAGAAGATATAGGCTCAGGGCAAACCCCCAATACCTATGTGCCAGCACGTAACACTCTTTTTCTAGCTTATGCTATGGGGCAAGCTGAAATACTAGCTGCTCAGGAAATTTATTTAGGAGCTAATGCATT from Neochlamydia sp. AcF84 includes the following:
- the queC gene encoding 7-cyano-7-deazaguanine synthase QueC, which encodes MKRAIVLLSGGLDSTVILALALAQGRECYALSFDYGQRHRIELTHASKIARYYQVKHSIVQIDSSVFKSSSLVSDLAVPKNRSKEDIGSGQTPNTYVPARNTLFLAYAMGQAEILAAQEIYLGANALDAPSYPDCTPSYIQAFQQVLNVGTKQAAEGSSPQLLTPLIQWDKAEIIRQGFALDVPIHMTFSCYDPTPQQKPCGQCDACILRAYGFAAAKG